Proteins encoded by one window of Enterobacter hormaechei subsp. xiangfangensis:
- a CDS encoding molecular chaperone, with protein MRKAILLAGLLLSTGHSWANIVINGTRVLYPENNKEVIVQLMNTGDAPALVQSWIDDGDINSTPETANVPFLLSPPVIKVNEHNGQQLRIKKLPSSLPADRESVFFLNVLDIPPRPENLQNQNTVQLAIKSRIKLFYRPAALKGTLDDAVAKLTLAAEGDRFRITNNSPFHITVANISLGKTKLLQESPMVSPFGQLTVAAKNTVKRGQTFQLMYVDDLGAYKTRTFTSQ; from the coding sequence ATGCGCAAGGCAATTTTGCTGGCAGGCTTACTGCTAAGCACCGGTCACTCATGGGCCAATATTGTCATTAATGGCACCCGTGTCCTTTATCCTGAAAATAACAAAGAGGTGATCGTCCAGTTAATGAATACGGGCGATGCGCCCGCTCTGGTGCAATCCTGGATAGATGACGGTGATATTAATTCCACGCCGGAAACAGCCAATGTGCCGTTTTTGCTGTCGCCGCCAGTAATAAAGGTTAACGAACATAATGGCCAACAGCTTCGTATTAAAAAGCTGCCGTCCAGCTTGCCTGCGGATCGCGAATCCGTCTTTTTCCTGAATGTTCTCGACATTCCGCCCAGACCTGAAAATCTGCAAAATCAGAATACCGTTCAGCTGGCGATTAAATCCCGTATCAAACTTTTTTACCGGCCCGCTGCGCTGAAAGGCACGCTGGATGACGCGGTGGCGAAACTGACGCTCGCCGCCGAAGGCGATCGCTTTCGCATTACAAATAACAGTCCGTTCCATATTACGGTCGCCAATATTTCGCTGGGTAAAACGAAATTGCTCCAGGAGTCCCCTATGGTTTCCCCGTTTGGGCAGCTGACGGTCGCCGCAAAAAATACGGTTAAGCGCGGACAGACCTTCCAGCTGATGTATGTGGACGATCTTGGCGCGTATAAAACCCGGACTTTCACCAGTCAGTGA